A region from the Diadema setosum chromosome 13, eeDiaSeto1, whole genome shotgun sequence genome encodes:
- the LOC140237087 gene encoding aminopeptidase O-like, which produces MWNFDPGGMEPSSNDLPLMSNIKDIRVRHYLMELKVDLTQRIFSGSVTLFLEKPSKAELARCRKADSVSGEGVPLTNENDSSTRREGQPMCTTSSVCNLEEIRQNKSCPAAARKPTQTGTDSCDTENQECFQVGILTPETCSHNSSMEGVLISEDCPEKVKETDHHHNKSHQLAECDNHSQGQDYSNSTPLKEMKRLASLPEEFVLILDSCEIDVHSVTEVIVDQSKLKPEKFSSNNCTPFKTTAPDHETCGGDEDGEIDQNIQTTTNSIYNRQRGETCISGAGETAKSSTVGHSLCNIFCYESCDFTSRREQFLASRLMTKRDISFEVQPWCVRIWKSGVRDVNDFPAVINIQYNTRPCGKSLTWAHDQDGNPCVFTQGAWINNRSLFPCQEPPGAMATWQAIIQAPEELTVLMSGDEVGRVIVHRDGLVSTIHFTDMLQPSSIVAIAIGQWKCHDIPVSMSFPECDDEEKKQSPFNLPQIRNRPQDVVCRHEEWPCRIQRTDQPILPSRIIAPPSLFQSAVSEFADYLPRCLEAVFNLLGAHPFSRLDLLVLPRCFASLGLASPSLIFLSQSLLAGDGSFQPRLAHEISHSWFGILIGALDWTEEWLSEGFATFMEDPVHALAKNWTRKEYQDHSDLRALIRYRSLKAELENTEAELQIMRPMASETPPTSSQEGSEVNYVKNGLNPDKWFLQVHYLKGYFLLCHLAKHLSFDKMLSFICLYVHRYHGQLVLSRDIFQLLFETYPELTCHGITMENIYSDWLDKPGMPTSLTAEMFSESNALIAQVKQEFDKWVAFNKSHMKSKSRKKKKRKLMQSGEVPSSNLTADQLILLLEYLLDVVAMAPRTLAELKGAYHLTRQNAEVRHRWCELVVKHKHKESYNDVSIFLWEDQAMGVYLYGELMASEDSQQQDLARQCFQAVAMEMDRGCYRTVHEMLYGEPATRDDDSKRGLIESILRHE; this is translated from the exons ATGTGGAACTTTGACCCAGGTGGAATGGAGCCTTCCTCTAATGATTTACCCCTAATGTCGAACATCAAGGACATCAGGGTACGACACTATCTGATGGAACTGAAGGTCGATCTCACCCAGAGAATATTTTCTGGCAGTGTCACCTTATTCCTTGAAAAACCAAGTAAAGCGGAGCTTGCAAGATGTCGAAAAGCAGATTCAGTGAGTGGAGAAGGTGTACCTCtgacaaatgaaaatgattctTCAACCAGGAGAGAGGGTCAGCCCATGTGTACCACCAGCTCAGTCTGTAATTTGGAGGAGATTAGGCAAAATAAAAGCTGTCCTGCTGCTGCTAGAAAACCTACCCAAACAGGAACAGATTCATGCGACACTGAAAATCAAGAATGTTTCCAAGTTGGCATTTTAACTCCTGAAACATGTTCCCATAACTCATCAATGGAAGGAGTGTTAATATCTGAGGATTGTCCAGAGAAAGTTAAGGAGACTGACCACCACCATAATAAGTCACACCAATTAGCAGAATGTGACAACCACTCTCAAGGTCAGGATTACTCAAACTCCACACCgctgaaagaaatgaagaggtTGGCATCGTTgccagaggagtttgttctcatCCTTGACAGCTGCGAAATTGATGTGCACTCCGTGACGGAAGTTATTGTGGACCAAAGCAAATTGAAACCTGAAAAATTTTCCAGCAATAACTGCACTCCTTTCAAGACAACAGCTCCCGATCATGAAACATGTGGAGGAGATGAAGATGGAGAAATAGATCAAAATATCCAAACAACTACAAACTCAATATATAACAGACAGCGGGGAGAGACATGTATCTCAGGCGCAGGCGAGACTGCCAAAAGTTCTACAGTAGGTCACTCATTGTGCAATATATTTTGTTACGAATCATGTGACTTCACATCGAGGAGGGAGCAATTCCTAGCCAGCCGTCTAATGACCAAGAGAGACATAAGCTTTGAGGTTCAACCCTGGTGTGTCAGAATTTGGAAATCTGGTGTCAGAGATGTGAACGACTTCCCAGCAGTCATCAATATTCAGTACAACACACGACCCTGCGGAAAATCCCTCACGTGGGCTCATGATCAAGATGGCAA TCCTTGCGTGTTCACTCAGGGGGCATGGATCAACAACCGGTCTCTGTTTCCGTGCCAGGAGCCCCCGGGTGCCATGGCAACCTGGCAAGCTATCATCCAGGCACCGGAGGAGCTCACAGTGCTGATGAGTGGTGATGAGGTTGGCAGAGTCATCGTCCACAGAGATG GACTGGTGTCCACCATCCACTTTACAGACATGCTGCAGCCCAGTTCCattgttgccatagcaattgGCCAGTGGAAGTGCCATGATATACCAGTCTCCATGTCTTTCCCGGAATGTGATGATGAAGAAAAGAAGCAGTCTCCTTTTAATCTACCTCAAATCAGGAACAG ACCACAAGATGTGGTGTGTAGGCATGAGGAATGGCCGTGTCGCATCCAGCGTACTGACCAACCCATTCTCCCGTCCCGCATCATTGCCCCGCCCTCCCTCTTCCAGTCGGCGGTATCAGAGTTTGCAGACTACTTGCCCAGGTGTCTGGAGGCAGTCTTCAACCTCCTGGGAGCACACCCGTTCTCTCGTCTGGATCTCCTCGTCTTGCCACGCTGCTTTGCAAGTCTTGGTCTAGCAAG CCCCAGTCTGATCTTCCTCTCTCAGTCTCTCCTCGCTGGGGATGGGAGCTTCCAACCCCGACTGGCCCACGAGATCAGCCACTCCTGGTTTGGCATTCTCATTGGGGCGTTGGATTGGACGGAAGAGTGGCTTAGCGAGGGATTCGCCACTTTCATGGAGGACCCTGTACATGCTCTGGCTAAGAAT TGGACCAGAAAGGAGTACCAGGACCACTCAGACCTCAGAGCCTTGATCCGCTACCGGTCCCTGAAGGCGGAGCTGGAAAACACAGAGGCAGAGCTTCAGATCATGAGGCCCATGGCAAGTGAGACTCCGCCCACTTCCAGTCAAGAGGGAAGTGAGGTTAACTATGTGAAGAATGGCCTCAACCCAGACAAGTGGTTCCTTCAAGTACACTACCTCAAG GGCTACTTCCTTCTATGTCACCTCGCCAAGCATCTCTCCTTCGACAAGATGCTGAGTTTCATCTGTCTGTACGTTCACCGCTACCACGGGCAGCTTGTGCTCTCCAGGGACATTTTCCAGCTCCTCTTTGAGACGTACCCTGAGCTCAC TTGTCATGGCATCACCATGGAGAACATCTACTCTGATTGGTTGGATAAACCTGGCATGCCTACCAGCTTGACGGCAGAGATGTTCAGTGAAAGCAATGCCCTCATTGCACAAGTCAAGCAAGAG TTTGATAAATGGGTGGCTTTCAACAAAAGTCATATGAAGTCCAAGagcaggaagaaaaagaagaggaagctAATGCAGTCAGGAGAAGTACCATCCTCAAAC TTGACAGCAGACCAACTCATTCTCCTCCTGGAATATCTTTTGgatgttgttgccatggcaccCAGGACTCTGGCGGAGCTCAAGGGCGCGTACCATCTGACGAGACAGAACGCCGAGGTTCGCCACAGATGGTGCGAACTGGTCGTGAAGCACAAACACAAGGAGTCCTACAACGATGTGTCCATTTTCCTATGGGAAGATCAG GCCATGGGAGTGTACTTGTATGGGGAACTGATGGCTTCAGAGGATTCCCAGCAGCAAGACCTGGCCAGACAGTGCTTCCAGGCCGTTGCCATGGAGATGGATCGCGGATGCTACCGCACTGTGCATGAGATGCTCTATGGAGAACCAGCGACGAGGGATGATGACTCCAAAAGAGGACTCATTGAATCAATTCTTCGTCATGAATAA